The window CATGACGCACGTCTTCGTTTGTGGAGCGATGGCGGGTACGGCTCGTGGGGGGTGAGGGCGCGCATGCGGTGCGCGTACGTCATCGCGCACATCGCGCAACCCCTCCCTGGCCGCTGCCGAGGGCACCGCTGCCTACGCGGCCGCCCTCCTTCGCGAAGGTCGAATAGATGTCGGAAATCATAAGTTAGAAGTCCCAACCTTCCTCGTCCGCCTGGACGGTGGTCTCGGCCTTGGAGGCGAAGGACTCGCCGGCCATGCCCGCCGCCAGGGTGGTGCCGTCGGCCGGGTCGATCAGCAGGAAGGACCCGGTGCGGCGCGAGTCGGCGTACGCGTCGAGCGCGAGCGGCTCGGCGGTGCGGACGACCACGCGGCCGATGTCGTTGGCCACCAGCTGCCCGGGGTTCGGGTGCTGGGACAGGTCGTCCAGGGTCAGCCGCGAGGGGATCTCCTTGACGATCGCCTTGACCGTGCGCGTCGTGTGCTTGATCAGCACCCGGGCGCCGACGGCCAGCGGCTGGTCCGCCACGTGGCACACCGTCGCCTCCACGTCCTGCGTGGTGGCCGGGGCGCTCGCGGACGGCGCGATCAGGTCGCCGCGCGAGATGTCGATGTCGTCCGTCAGACGCACCGTCACCGACTGCGGGGCCCAGGCGATGTCGACGCTCTCACCGAGCGCGTCGATGCCCGCGATGACACTGGTGCGGCCCGAGGGCAGCACGGTCACGGCCTCGCCGACGCGCAGCACGCCGGAGGCGATCTGGCCCGCGTAGCCGCGGTAGTCGGGGTGCTCGGCGGACTGCGGACGGATCACGTACTGCACCGGGAAGCGCGCCGGGCAGGCCGTGAGGTCGTGGCTGACCGGGACGGTCTCCAGGTGCTCCAGTACCGTCGGGCCGCCGTACCAGTCCATGTTGGCGGAGGCGTCCACCACGTTGTCCCCGGCCAGGGCCGAGATCGGGATCGCGGTGATCTCCGGGACACCCAGGTCGGAGGCGTACGCCGTGAACTCCTCGGCGATCGCCGCGAAGACCGACTCCTGGTAGCCGACCAGGTCCATCTTGTTCACGGCCAGGACCACGTGCGGGACGCGCAGCAGCGCGGCGACGGCCGCGTGCCGGCGGGTCTGCTCGATGACACCGTTGCGGGCGTCGACCAGGACCACGGCCAGGTCGGCGGTGGACGCGCCGGTGACCATGTTCCGGGTGTACTGCACGTGCCCGGGGGTGTCCGCGAGGATGAACCGACGGCGCGCGGTGGCGAAGTAGCGGTACGCGACGTCGATGGTGATGCCCTGCTCCCGCTCGGCCCGCAGGCCGTCGGTGAGCAGCGCGAGGTCGGGGGCCTCCTGGCCGCGCTGGGCGGAGACGGCCTCCACGGCCTCCATCTGGTCGGTCAGGACCGACTTGGAGTCGTGCAGCAGCCGGCCCACCAGGGTGGACTTGCCGTCGTCGACGGAACCGGCGGTCGCGAAGCGCAGCAGCGTGGTCGCCGACACATCGGCGAACTGCTCGGTGGTGCTGGTCATTTCTAGAAGTACCCTTCGCGCTTGCGGTCTTCCATCGCGGCCTCGGACATCTTGTCGTCGGCGCGGGTCGCGCCCCGCTCGGTGAGCCGGGAGACGGCGATCTCGGCGATCACGGCGTCGAGCGTGGTGGCGTCGGAGTCCACCGCGCCGGTGCAGGACATGTCGCCGACGGTGCGGTAGCGGATGAGCCGCTTCTCGGGCGTCTCGCCCTCCTTCGGGCCGCCCCACTCGCCGGCCGTCAGCCACATCCCGTTGCGCAGGAACACCTCGCGCTCGTGGGCGAAGTAGATCTCGGGCAGCTCGATGCCCTCGCGGGCGATGTACTGCCAGACGTCCAGCTCGGTCCAGTTGGAGAGCGGGAAGACCCGCACGTGCTCGCCGGGGGCGTGGCGGCCGTTGTAGAGCTGCCACAGCTCGGGGCGCTGACGGCGGGGGTCCCACTGGGAGAACTCGTCGCGCAGGGAGAAGACGCGCTCCTTGGCGCGGGCCTTCTCCTCGTCGCGCCGCCCGCCGCCGAAGACCGCGTCGAACTTCAGGCTCTGGATCGCCTCCGTCAGCGGGACGGTCTGGAGCGGGTTGCGGGTGCCGTCCGGGCGCTCGCGCAGCTTGCCGGAGTCGATGTACTCCTGGACGGAGGCCACGTGCAGGCGCAGGCCGTGCTCGGCGACCGTGCGGTCGCGGTACTCCAGCACCTCGGGGAAGTTGTGCCCCGTGTCGACGTGCAGCAGCGTGAAGGGCACCGGCGCCGGTGCGAACGCCTTCAGCGCCAGGTGCAGCATGACGATGGAGTCCTTGCCGCCGGAGAAGAGGATCACCGGCTTCTCGAACTCGCCCGCCACCTCGCGGAAGATGTGCACCGCCTCGGACTCCAGCGCGTCGAGGTGCGACAGCGCGTACGGGGCGTCGGAGCCGGAATCGGTGTGCAGGTGTGCGGCCGTGGTCATGCCAGACCCCTCTCGGTGAGCAGCGCGTGCAGGGCCGAAGCCGACTCCTGCACGGTCTGCGTGTGCGACTCGATACGCAGGTCCGGGGACTCCGGGGCCTCGTACGGGTCGTCGACGCCGGTCAGTCCGGAGATCTCGCCCGCTGCCTGCTTGGCGTACAGGCCCTTCACGTCGCGCTCCGAGCACACCTCGACCGGGGTGGCCACGTGGACCTCCAGGTAGGAGGTGCCCTCGGCGCCGTGCCGCTTGCGGACGGCCTCACGGCTGTCCGCGAACGGTGCGATCACCGGCACCAGCGCCTTGACGCCGTTGCTCGCGAGCAGCTCGGCGACGAAGCCGATCCGCTGCACGTTGGTGTGCCGGTCCTCGCGGGTGAAGCCCAGGCCGGCGGAGAGGAACTCGCGGATCTCGTCCCCGTCGAGCACCTCCACGCGGTGGCCCTCGGCGCGCAGCCGCTCGGCCAGCGCGTAGGCGATCGTGGTCTTGCCCGCGCTGGGCAGCCCGGTCAGCCACACGGTGGCGCCCTGGTCGCTCACGCTCATCTGGTTCGTCTCCGTAGGTTCTGTGCTGTCCGTCATCAGCCGTGCAGTCCGCACTCGGTCTTTCCCCGCCCGGCCCAGCGGCCGGCCCGCGCGTCCTCGCCCTCGGCGACGCGCCGGGTGCAGGGGGCGCATCCGACGGAGGCGTAACCGTCCATCAGCAGCGGGTTGGTGAGCACGCCGTGCTCGGCGACGTACGCGTCCACGTCGTCCTGGGTCCAGCGCGCGATCGGGGAGACCTTGACCTTCTGCCGCTTCTCGTCCCAGCCGACGACCGGGGTGTTGGCCCGGGTCGGGGACTCGTCGCGGCGCAGGCCCGTCGCCCAGGCGGCGTACGCGGTCAGGCCCTCTTCGAGCGGCTTGACCTTGCGCAGCGCGCAGCACAGGTCGGGGTCCCGGTCGTGCAGCTTCGGGCCGTACTCGGCGTCCTGCTCGGCGACGCTCTGCCGCGGGGTCAGGGTGATGACGTTGACGTTCATCACCGCTTCCACGGCATCACGGGTGCCGATGGTCTCCTCGAAGTGGTAGCCCGTGTCGAGGAACACCACGTCCACACCGGGGAACACCCGGGAGGCCAGGTGCGCGACGACCGCGTCCTCCATGGAGGAGGTCACGGCGAACCGCTTGCCGAAGGTGTCGGCCGCCCAGCGCAGGATGTCCGGCGCGGAGGCGTCCTCCAGGTCCCGGCCCGCCCGCTCGGCCAGCTCCTTCAGTTCCTCGGCGCTGAGACGCACGTCTTGAGTGGTGGTCATATCCGGTCCCCTCCCGCTGAATCCGACTGAACGCCCCGGGCCAGCAGCCCGAGGTACTTCAGCTGGAAGGCTCGGTTGCAGGCCCTGCATTCCCACGCGCCGTGGCCCGTCTCGTTGGGAAACAGGTCCTCGTCGCCGCAGTACGGGCAGTAGAACGGTGCGGCGCGCTCGCTCACGAGAGGCTCTTCTCGTCCGCGCGGGCGACCCACGCCGCGAAGCGCTCGCCGTCCTCGCGCTGCTCCTCGTAGTGCTTGACGACCCGCTCGACGTAGTCGGGCAGACCGGCCGAGGTGACCTTCAGGCCGCGGACCTTGCGGCCGAAGCCGGCCTCCAGGCCGAGGGCGCCGCCCAGGTGGACCTGGTAGCCCTCCACCTGGTTGCCGTCGTCGTCCAGGACCAGCTGGCCCTTGAGACCGATGTCCGCCACCTGGATACGGGCGCAGGCGTTCGGGCAGCCGTTGATGTTGATCGTGAGCGGCTCGGCGAAGTCCGGCAGACGGCGCTCCAGTTCGTCGATCAGCGAGGCGCCGCGCGCCTTGGTCTCGACGATCGCCAGCTTGCAGAACTCGATGCCGGTGCAGGCCATCGTGCCGCGGCGGAACGGGGACGGCTTGACCCGCAGGTCCAGCGCCTCCAGCGCCTCGACCACCGAGTCGACCCGGTCGGCCTCGATGTCGAGCACGATCATCTTCTGCTCGGCGGTGGTGCGCAGCCGGCCGGAGCCGTGCTGGGCCGCCACGTCCGCGATCTTGGTCAGGGTGGCGCCGTCCACGCGGCCCACGCGGGGCGCGAAGCCGACGTAGAACTTGCCGTCCTGCTGCTGGTGGACACCGACGTGGTCGCGCCACTGGCCGCTCGGCTGCGCCGGCGCGGGGCCGTCGGTCAGCTTGCGCTGCAGGTACTCGTCCTCCAGGACCTGGCGGAACTTGGCCGGGCCCCAGTCGGCGACGAGGAACTTCAGGCGGGCGCGGTTGCGCAGCCGGCGGTAGCCGTAGTCGCGGAAGATCGAGATGACGCCCTCGTAGACGTCCGGGACCTCGTCGAGCGAGACCCAGGTGCCCAGGCGCACACCCAGCTTGGGGTTGGTGGACAGACCGCCGCCGACCCAGACGTCGAAGCCGGGACCGTGCTCGGGGTGGTTCACGCCCACGAACGCGATGTCGTTGATCTCGTGCGCCACGTCGAGCAGCGGCGAGCCGGAGATCGCGGACTTGAACTTGCGGGGCAGGTTGGAGAAGTCCTTGTTGCCCACGATGCGGCGGTAGATCTCGTCGATCGCGGGGGTGCCGTCGATGATCTCGTCCAGCGCGATGCCGGCGACGGGCGAACCGAGGATGACGCGGGGCGTGTCACCGCAGGCCTCGGTGGTCGAGAGGCCGACGGCCTCCAGCCGGCGCCAGATCTCCGGGACGTCCTCGATCCGGATCCAGTGGTACTGCACGTTCTGGCGGTCGGTGAGGTCGGCGGTGCCGCGCGCGAACTCCTCGGAGATCTCGCCGATCACGCGGAGCTGCTCGGTGGTCAGCCGGCCGCCGT is drawn from Streptomyces sp. NBC_01232 and contains these coding sequences:
- the cysC gene encoding adenylyl-sulfate kinase, whose protein sequence is MSVSDQGATVWLTGLPSAGKTTIAYALAERLRAEGHRVEVLDGDEIREFLSAGLGFTREDRHTNVQRIGFVAELLASNGVKALVPVIAPFADSREAVRKRHGAEGTSYLEVHVATPVEVCSERDVKGLYAKQAAGEISGLTGVDDPYEAPESPDLRIESHTQTVQESASALHALLTERGLA
- a CDS encoding phosphoadenylyl-sulfate reductase; translated protein: MTTTQDVRLSAEELKELAERAGRDLEDASAPDILRWAADTFGKRFAVTSSMEDAVVAHLASRVFPGVDVVFLDTGYHFEETIGTRDAVEAVMNVNVITLTPRQSVAEQDAEYGPKLHDRDPDLCCALRKVKPLEEGLTAYAAWATGLRRDESPTRANTPVVGWDEKRQKVKVSPIARWTQDDVDAYVAEHGVLTNPLLMDGYASVGCAPCTRRVAEGEDARAGRWAGRGKTECGLHG
- a CDS encoding sulfate adenylyltransferase subunit 1; translation: MTSTTEQFADVSATTLLRFATAGSVDDGKSTLVGRLLHDSKSVLTDQMEAVEAVSAQRGQEAPDLALLTDGLRAEREQGITIDVAYRYFATARRRFILADTPGHVQYTRNMVTGASTADLAVVLVDARNGVIEQTRRHAAVAALLRVPHVVLAVNKMDLVGYQESVFAAIAEEFTAYASDLGVPEITAIPISALAGDNVVDASANMDWYGGPTVLEHLETVPVSHDLTACPARFPVQYVIRPQSAEHPDYRGYAGQIASGVLRVGEAVTVLPSGRTSVIAGIDALGESVDIAWAPQSVTVRLTDDIDISRGDLIAPSASAPATTQDVEATVCHVADQPLAVGARVLIKHTTRTVKAIVKEIPSRLTLDDLSQHPNPGQLVANDIGRVVVRTAEPLALDAYADSRRTGSFLLIDPADGTTLAAGMAGESFASKAETTVQADEEGWDF
- the cysD gene encoding sulfate adenylyltransferase subunit CysD; this encodes MTTAAHLHTDSGSDAPYALSHLDALESEAVHIFREVAGEFEKPVILFSGGKDSIVMLHLALKAFAPAPVPFTLLHVDTGHNFPEVLEYRDRTVAEHGLRLHVASVQEYIDSGKLRERPDGTRNPLQTVPLTEAIQSLKFDAVFGGGRRDEEKARAKERVFSLRDEFSQWDPRRQRPELWQLYNGRHAPGEHVRVFPLSNWTELDVWQYIAREGIELPEIYFAHEREVFLRNGMWLTAGEWGGPKEGETPEKRLIRYRTVGDMSCTGAVDSDATTLDAVIAEIAVSRLTERGATRADDKMSEAAMEDRKREGYF
- a CDS encoding nitrite/sulfite reductase is translated as MAATPETPAAAPAAAARRKTGRHRGEGQWAVGHHTPLNGNEQFKKDDDGLNVRTRIETIYSKRGFDSIDPNDLRGRMRWWGLYTQRKPGIDGGKTAILEPEELDDEYFMLRVRIDGGRLTTEQLRVIGEISEEFARGTADLTDRQNVQYHWIRIEDVPEIWRRLEAVGLSTTEACGDTPRVILGSPVAGIALDEIIDGTPAIDEIYRRIVGNKDFSNLPRKFKSAISGSPLLDVAHEINDIAFVGVNHPEHGPGFDVWVGGGLSTNPKLGVRLGTWVSLDEVPDVYEGVISIFRDYGYRRLRNRARLKFLVADWGPAKFRQVLEDEYLQRKLTDGPAPAQPSGQWRDHVGVHQQQDGKFYVGFAPRVGRVDGATLTKIADVAAQHGSGRLRTTAEQKMIVLDIEADRVDSVVEALEALDLRVKPSPFRRGTMACTGIEFCKLAIVETKARGASLIDELERRLPDFAEPLTININGCPNACARIQVADIGLKGQLVLDDDGNQVEGYQVHLGGALGLEAGFGRKVRGLKVTSAGLPDYVERVVKHYEEQREDGERFAAWVARADEKSLS